The following proteins are encoded in a genomic region of Stutzerimonas balearica DSM 6083:
- a CDS encoding DUF1289 domain-containing protein, which produces MGKDVENPCISVCKLTDEVCTSCGRTKDEIRKWKRMKRPDKKATVERAAQRLKALKKKKKKG; this is translated from the coding sequence GTGGGCAAGGACGTCGAGAATCCGTGCATTTCCGTCTGCAAGCTCACGGACGAGGTGTGTACCAGCTGTGGTCGCACCAAGGACGAGATCCGCAAATGGAAGCGCATGAAGCGCCCGGACAAGAAGGCGACAGTGGAGCGCGCGGCGCAGCGGTTGAAGGCACTGAAGAAGAAGAAAAAGAAAGGCTGA
- the trpA gene encoding tryptophan synthase subunit alpha yields MSRLQSRFAELNEQNRAALVTFVTAGDPDYATSLAILKGLPEAGADVIELGMPFTDPMADGPAIQLANIRALAGKQNLPKTLQMVRDFRETNQTTPLVLMGYYNPIFAYGVERFVSDAKEAGVDGLIVVDLPPEHNDELCDPAQAAGIDFIRLTTPTTDDQRLPTVLNGSSGFVYYVSVAGVTGAGSATLEHVEEAVARLKRHTDLPVCVGFGIRTPEQAAAIARLTEGVVVGSALIDQIAGAKSPEDAVEGVLGLCRQLSAGVRGARG; encoded by the coding sequence ATGAGCCGCCTGCAGAGCCGCTTTGCCGAGCTGAACGAACAGAACCGCGCCGCGCTGGTGACCTTTGTCACCGCCGGCGACCCGGACTACGCCACTTCGCTGGCGATCCTCAAGGGCCTGCCGGAGGCCGGCGCCGACGTGATCGAGCTGGGCATGCCCTTCACCGACCCGATGGCCGACGGCCCGGCGATCCAGCTGGCCAACATCCGCGCCCTGGCCGGCAAGCAGAACCTGCCGAAGACGCTGCAGATGGTCCGCGACTTCCGCGAGACCAACCAGACCACGCCGCTGGTGCTGATGGGCTACTACAACCCGATCTTCGCCTATGGCGTGGAGCGCTTCGTCAGCGATGCGAAAGAGGCCGGAGTCGATGGCCTGATCGTCGTCGACCTGCCGCCGGAGCATAACGACGAGCTCTGTGACCCGGCCCAGGCCGCCGGCATCGACTTCATCCGCCTGACCACCCCGACCACCGACGACCAGCGCCTGCCCACCGTGCTCAACGGCAGCTCCGGCTTCGTCTACTACGTCTCGGTGGCCGGCGTGACCGGAGCAGGTTCCGCCACCCTGGAACACGTCGAGGAAGCGGTAGCGCGCCTCAAGCGCCACACCGATCTGCCGGTATGCGTCGGCTTCGGCATCCGCACGCCGGAACAGGCCGCCGCCATCGCACGGCTTACCGAAGGCGTGGTGGTGGGCTCGGCACTGATCGACCAGATCGCCGGGGCCAAGAGCCCGGAAGACGCGGTGGAAGGTGTGCTCGGCCTGTGCCGCCAGCTCAGCGCCGGAGTACGCGGCGCCCGCGGTTGA
- the trpB gene encoding tryptophan synthase subunit beta: protein MTSYRTGPDNRGLFGRFGGQFVAETLMPLINELAAEYEKAKNDPVFLEELAYFQRDYIGRASPLYYAERLTEHFGGAKIYLKREDLNHTGAHKINNCIGQILLAKRMGKQRIIAETGAGMHGVATATVAARFGMQCVVYMGTTDIERQQANVFRMKLLGAEVIPVTAGTGTLKDAMNEALRDWVTNVHNTFYLIGTAAGPHPYPAMVRDFQSVIGNEVREQIMQKEGRLPDSLVACIGGGSNAIGLFHPFLDDESVQIVGVEAAGHGIDTGKHAASMAGGAPGVLHGNRTFLLQDEDGQITDAHSISAGLDYPGVGPEHAWLHEIKRVEYVPCTDHEALQAFHDCCRLEGIIPALESAHALAEAFKRAAKLPREHLMVVNLSGRGDKDMQTVMHHMSEQETHA from the coding sequence ATGACCTCATACCGCACCGGCCCGGACAACCGCGGGCTGTTCGGCCGCTTCGGCGGCCAGTTCGTCGCCGAAACCCTGATGCCGCTGATCAACGAGCTGGCCGCCGAATACGAGAAGGCCAAGAACGATCCGGTCTTCCTCGAGGAACTGGCCTACTTCCAGCGCGACTACATCGGCCGCGCCAGCCCGCTGTACTACGCCGAGCGGCTGACCGAGCACTTCGGCGGCGCGAAGATCTACCTCAAGCGCGAAGACCTGAACCACACCGGCGCGCACAAGATCAACAACTGCATCGGCCAGATCCTGCTGGCCAAGCGCATGGGCAAGCAGCGCATCATCGCCGAGACCGGCGCCGGCATGCACGGCGTGGCCACCGCCACCGTGGCCGCGCGCTTCGGCATGCAGTGCGTGGTCTACATGGGCACCACCGACATCGAGCGCCAGCAGGCCAACGTCTTCCGCATGAAGCTCCTGGGCGCCGAAGTGATTCCGGTCACCGCCGGCACCGGCACGCTGAAGGACGCGATGAACGAGGCGCTGCGCGACTGGGTGACCAACGTCCACAACACCTTCTACCTGATCGGCACCGCCGCCGGCCCACACCCCTACCCGGCCATGGTCCGCGACTTCCAGTCGGTGATCGGCAACGAAGTGCGCGAGCAGATCATGCAGAAGGAGGGCCGCCTGCCCGACTCGCTGGTCGCCTGCATCGGCGGCGGCTCCAACGCCATCGGCCTGTTCCACCCCTTCCTCGATGACGAGAGCGTGCAGATCGTCGGCGTCGAAGCGGCCGGCCACGGCATCGACACCGGCAAGCACGCCGCCAGCATGGCCGGCGGGGCGCCGGGCGTGCTGCACGGCAACCGCACCTTCCTCCTGCAGGACGAAGACGGCCAGATCACCGACGCGCATTCGATTTCCGCCGGCCTCGACTACCCAGGCGTCGGCCCCGAGCACGCCTGGTTGCACGAGATCAAGCGCGTCGAATACGTGCCCTGCACCGACCATGAGGCGCTGCAGGCCTTTCACGACTGCTGCCGCCTGGAAGGCATCATCCCCGCGCTGGAATCAGCCCACGCGCTGGCCGAAGCCTTCAAGCGCGCGGCCAAGCTGCCCAGGGAACACCTGATGGTGGTCAACCTCTCCGGCCGCGGCGACAAGGACATGCAGACCGTGATGCACCACATGAGCGAACAGGAGACGCACGCATGA